From Jiangella mangrovi:
AGGTCCGTCACCGGTGCGAGCGTGGTGTCCGGTGCCGGAATGCGCACCGTGAGGCCGCGCACGCGCAGCAGTGGCGCGGCCGCGAGCGGGTCGTTCGGCGCGGCGTCTCCGAGGACGCCTGCGGCCGGCGTCGTCTGTGCCCTCGCCACCACCGTGGACACCTCCAAGGGGATTCGGTCGTCGCGTGGTGACCGACCGTATATGGGGTACCGGATGCGGTCAAGTGCTAGTCTGAGCGACGAAGATCAGGGCCGTGCGGACCCGCTGCCTACACTGGTGCGCTCCGGCGGCGCGACCGAGGAGGATGACGACGTTGTTCGAGCCGATCGTCCTGGATGCCCAGACGCTCACCGACAAGGTCTACGAGAACGTCCGCGAGGCGATCGTGTCGCGGCGCATCGCGCCCGGCGCCCGCATCACCGAGAACCAGATCTCCTCCGGGCTGGGCGTCAGCAAGACGCCCGTGCGCGAGGCGCTGGTCAAGCTCGCGCACGTCGGCCTGGTCGAGCCCGCGGAGTCGCGGGGGGTGCGCGTGGTGGCGCCGTCGCGCCGGCTCCTCATCGAGGGTTACCAGGTCAGGGCCGCTCTCGAGGCCCAGGCGGTGCGGCTGGCCGGCGAGCGCCGCACCGACACCGATCTCGCCACCATGCAGCGGCTCGCGCAGGAGTCGCTGGCCGCGGCGGTCGACCACGACGGCACCCAGTTCCGGCGGGTCAACCCCGGCCTGCACCGCACCATCGCCCGGTGCTCGGGCAACGAGCGGCTGGCCACCCTGGTGTCCGAGTCGATCGACCTCGTGGCCGCCCTGCGAGCCCGTGACCTGCCCGTTCCCGACACCTCGGAACTGTGCGGACGGCAGCACGTGGCCATCGTCTCCGCCATCGCCGACCGCGCAGCCACGCGCGCCGCGCAGCTCATGCGCGAGCACCTGGCCACCGTGCTCGAGTCCATCCTCGACAGCCACGACGCCCAGGCCGCGGGGAGCGGCGAGCCGGCCGTGCAGCCGTGATCCGCCGCCCAAATTTGGGGTTCGATATCTCATATATCGGGTGCGCTCGGGCTCAGTTGAGGGCGAGATCATCTACGATGTGGCCGACACCGCGGCGAACCGGGAGGGCGTTTGAGCGACGGCACGCTGAGTCCGCTGGAGCACCGGCGCGAGAGCGTCACCGACATCGTGTACACCTCGATCCGCGCCGCGATCATCGGCCGCGACCTGGCGCCGGGCGCGCCGGTCACCGAGGCGGCGCTGTCGGCCCAGCTGTCGGTGAGCAAGACGCCGGTCCGCGAGGCGCTGCTCCGGCTGACCCACATCGGCCTCATCGAGCCCGACCCGCGGCGCGGCAGCCGGGTCGTCGTGCCGTCACGTGGCGCGCTGCGCGAGTCCTACGAGGTGCGCATCGCCGTCGAGTGCGAGGCCGCGCGGCTGGTCGCGGAGCGTGCGCTGTCCGTGCCCGAGCTGGCCGGCCTCGAGGACCTCGCCCGCCGATCGGTCGCCCGCGCCGAGAGCGACGACCACGAGGGCTTCTGGGAGCTCGACCGCGAGTTCCATCTCCTCATGGCCGACCTCGCCGGCAACGCCCGGCTAGGCCTGCTCGTCGAGGACGCCGTCGACCTCGCCTGGATCCTGCGCCGGCGCGACTCGCCGTCGGCCGACGCCTCCGTCGCCTGCGCCCGCCAGCACGTCGATCTCCACGCGGCGGTGGCCGCGGCCGATCCCGCGCGGGCGGAGGCGGCGATGCGCCTGCATCTCACCGACGTCCAGGACACCGTGCTGGCGGCCTTCACCGAGCCCTGACCGTGGTCAGGTCGTGGCGGTGCGCTTCTGGCGGGTGAGGTCCCACACCTCGGGCAACGCGGCGGGCGAGCCGTCGCCGTCGTCGCTGTTCCCGTCGGCGATGAAGTGGTCGACGAAGCGGTTGATGCTCGCCTGCCAGCGCTCGTTCGCCGGGTCGCCGTCGAGGCCGCGCATGGCCGCGTCGAAGTCGTCGCACTCGACCAGGTGGAACAGGCGGTCGCCGGCCCGCCAGATGGTCCACTCGTGGATCCCGACCCGGGCGAACGACGCGACCAGGTCGGCCGGGATCCGCTCGTGCTCGCGGTCGTAGTCGAGCTCCGTCCCTGGTCGCAACACGGAGTGCAGGGCCACGCGCATCGGGTCAGTATGCCCGAGGATGTGGCAGTGACCTCCGCGTGGCAGCCCCGGCCCGACCTCTGGACCCTCGACCCGGACGTGCTCCACCTCAACCACGGCTCGTGGGGCGCGGTGCCCCGCCGGGTGCAGGAGCTGGCGGCCCGGCTGCGGGCGGAGGGCGAGGCGAACCCGCCGGCCTGGTTCCGTTCGCTGCCCGAACGGGTGGCGGCTGCTCGCTCGTCGCTGGCCCGGTCGCTCGGCGCCGACGAGGACGGGTTCGCGCTGGTCCCGAACGCGAGCACCGGCGTGACGGTGGCGCTGGAGACGGTGCCGCTGCGGCCGGGGGACCGGATCCTCGTGACCGACCACTGCTACGGCGCCGTCCGGTTCGCGGCGGAGCGGTTCGCCCGGCTCCGCGGCGCGACGGTCGTGGAGGTGCCGGTCGTGCTGTCGGCGTCGGCGGACGAGGTGGTCGCCGCGGTGTCGTCGGCGGTGTCGGCTCCTCGTGGGGTGGCGGTGGCGCTGGTCGACCAGATCACCTCGTCGACGGCGACGGTGTTCCCGGTGGACCGGCTGGTGGCGGCCTGCCGGGCCGCGGGCGTGCCGGTGATCGTCGACGGGGCGCACGGACCCGGCCTGCTCGACTCACCCGTCCCGGCCGGTGCGGACTTCTGGACCGGCAACCTGCACAAGTGGTCGTGCGCGCCGCGAGGGAGCGCCGGTCTGGTCGTCGCCCGGGAGTGGCGGGCGGCGACGATGCCGCCGGTCGTCTCGTGGTCCGAGCACGCCGACCTCCCCGGCCGCTTCGACTGGCAGGCGACCGCCGACTACGTGCCCTGGCTGGCGGCGCCGTCGTCGCTGTCGGTGCTCGACGAGCTGGGCTGGCCGGCCGTGCGGTCGGCCGTGTCCGGCCTGGTCGCGGACGGGGCGGCACTGGTGGCGAAGGCGATCGGCGGCGCGGTGCCGGACCTGGCGGACCCTGCGCCCACCATGCGCCTGGTCGAGCTGCCGTCGTTCGTCCGCGTCGAGGACAAGGCGGCCGAGGAGGCCTTACGGGTGCGCATCGCCCGGGACGCGCGGGCGGAGGTCAACGTCGCGATGTTCGGCGGGCGGTCCTTCCTGCGCCTGTCGGCGCACGCCTACACCTCGGCCCACGACTTCGAGCTGCTGGCCGCCCGCCTTCCCGCCCTGCTCTGACGGCGCCCCTCGACGTGTCGCGAACGGGCTCAGACGAAGACGTCGTCGACGGAGTCGGCGGTCGCCGCCCGGCTGATCCACAGGTTGAGCTGATCGGCGTCGTCGCAGCCGTCGATCCGAGCGCGGGCATTCTCGCTGACCTCGAGGCCGCGAGCGGCGAGCACGGTGAGGAGAGCCCTGGCCTCGCCCCTGGCCTCGCCTTCGGCTCGACCCTGCATGACGAAGCGGCGAACGAATGGGCTCTGGTACTCGTAACTCGTGGTGGTCATGATGGCCTCCATCAGGTGCCGCGCTGCCTGGGGCAGCGACCTGTGCACAACGTCAGAATACAGGGTGGCGAAGGGCTCATCGAGTTTCTCGAAGGCGCTGATCAGTGCTTTGAGCACGGCGGATCCGTGCGGCCCGCCGCCGTGCGCCAAGGCCGAGAGGATCGTCAGCTCAGGGGTGCGAGCGGCCTCGTCGGGGTCGGTGATGGTGGGCACGAGGCCCGGACTCAGCACCAGCGGCGTGAGCACCCAGCCGGGCTGTCCCATGGCGATCGGGGTGATGCCCCAACGGGCCACAGAGGGATGGGTGCACACCACCAGCAGGACGGTCGGGCACTTGAGCCGGGCCCGCAGAGTGGCGAGATAGACCGGCCAGCTCCACTCCTTGCCCCGGTCGATCGCGAGCTGAGCTTCGACCACGATGGCGAGCACGGCCTTGTCGTTGTCGTCGCGCAGCGCGATGACGAGGTCGGCCCGGTACTCCGTCGGCACCAGGTCGCCGAGATCGCCAGACTCGATGCGGATCTGCTCGTATGGAGGCAGCTCGACGTCGAAGGGCTCGGCCAGCAGCTCCGCCGCCAACGTGGGCCGGTGGCGGAACAACTCGACGAGACCTTCGTGGGAGCTGGAGGGCATGGATCGAGAGTAGGTAGGGGTACTGACAGGGTCGGGCGAGTGTCGGGCGGAGCCGTGCGGGTAGGGGAGACCCATGGCCGAGATCGAACTGCGCAGCACCGATTCGAGGACGGGGCGTTCATCCCCGCTCGTCATGCGCACGACGGTGAGAACGTGTCGCCGTCGCTGGAGTGGGTCGGCGTCCCGCCGGAGGCGACCGAGCTGCTGTTGCTCTGCGAGGATCCGGACGCGCCGAGCGGCCACTTCCTGCACTGGCTCGTCACCGGGATCGACCCGCACAGTGCCGGCGTGCCCGTGCACGGCCGCCCGACCGGCGGGCGGGAGTGGCCCAACGGCTTCGGCGAGGACGGGTGGGGCGGCCCGGCGCCGCCGCCGGGTCACGGCCCGCACCGGTACGTCTTCCGCGTGTACGCGCTGCCGGGGCCGCCCGAGCTGCCCGCCGGTCCCTCCGTCGGCGACGTGTACCGCGCCGTCGACCGGGCGATGCTCGCCCGCGGCACGCTGGTCGGGCGCTACCAGCGCTGACCCCTCCCGCGCGTCCCGCCCGGCGAGTAACGTCGCGCCATGGCGGAGACGCAGGTGAACCGCAGGACAGTGCTGGCCGGCGGCGCGCTGCTGGTCGCCGGCAGCCCGGCACTGCTCGCCGGGTGCTCGTCGGGCGACGAGCCGGCCGACGAGCCGGCCGGCGAACCGGCTGGCGAACCGGCTGGCGAGAGCGGGGCGGCGCCCGAGTTCGACCCTGGCGACTGGGACGCCGTCCGCGCTCAGTTCGCCCTCGACCCCGAGCTCGCCCATTTCGCCGCCTACGTGCTGGCCAGCCACCCGGCGCCGGTGCGGGCGGCGATCGAGCGGTGGCGCGAGGCGCTCGACGCCGACCCCGCCGCGGCGGTCGCC
This genomic window contains:
- a CDS encoding GntR family transcriptional regulator encodes the protein MTTLFEPIVLDAQTLTDKVYENVREAIVSRRIAPGARITENQISSGLGVSKTPVREALVKLAHVGLVEPAESRGVRVVAPSRRLLIEGYQVRAALEAQAVRLAGERRTDTDLATMQRLAQESLAAAVDHDGTQFRRVNPGLHRTIARCSGNERLATLVSESIDLVAALRARDLPVPDTSELCGRQHVAIVSAIADRAATRAAQLMREHLATVLESILDSHDAQAAGSGEPAVQP
- a CDS encoding GntR family transcriptional regulator — translated: MSDGTLSPLEHRRESVTDIVYTSIRAAIIGRDLAPGAPVTEAALSAQLSVSKTPVREALLRLTHIGLIEPDPRRGSRVVVPSRGALRESYEVRIAVECEAARLVAERALSVPELAGLEDLARRSVARAESDDHEGFWELDREFHLLMADLAGNARLGLLVEDAVDLAWILRRRDSPSADASVACARQHVDLHAAVAAADPARAEAAMRLHLTDVQDTVLAAFTEP
- a CDS encoding L-rhamnose mutarotase, whose product is MRVALHSVLRPGTELDYDREHERIPADLVASFARVGIHEWTIWRAGDRLFHLVECDDFDAAMRGLDGDPANERWQASINRFVDHFIADGNSDDGDGSPAALPEVWDLTRQKRTATT
- a CDS encoding aminotransferase class V-fold PLP-dependent enzyme; protein product: MTSAWQPRPDLWTLDPDVLHLNHGSWGAVPRRVQELAARLRAEGEANPPAWFRSLPERVAAARSSLARSLGADEDGFALVPNASTGVTVALETVPLRPGDRILVTDHCYGAVRFAAERFARLRGATVVEVPVVLSASADEVVAAVSSAVSAPRGVAVALVDQITSSTATVFPVDRLVAACRAAGVPVIVDGAHGPGLLDSPVPAGADFWTGNLHKWSCAPRGSAGLVVAREWRAATMPPVVSWSEHADLPGRFDWQATADYVPWLAAPSSLSVLDELGWPAVRSAVSGLVADGAALVAKAIGGAVPDLADPAPTMRLVELPSFVRVEDKAAEEALRVRIARDARAEVNVAMFGGRSFLRLSAHAYTSAHDFELLAARLPALL
- a CDS encoding YbhB/YbcL family Raf kinase inhibitor-like protein, with translation MSPSLEWVGVPPEATELLLLCEDPDAPSGHFLHWLVTGIDPHSAGVPVHGRPTGGREWPNGFGEDGWGGPAPPPGHGPHRYVFRVYALPGPPELPAGPSVGDVYRAVDRAMLARGTLVGRYQR